Within Coffea arabica cultivar ET-39 chromosome 4e, Coffea Arabica ET-39 HiFi, whole genome shotgun sequence, the genomic segment TCCTTGATATATTTTCACAAATGAGTAAATTCTTCATTGCTTCAGCAGATGAGTTAATGTTCTTGATGAGCTCTTATATGTTGTGAGAGTACTATCTGTGAGATTACTTACATGTTGATGAGCTTTTACATAATTCCTTAACTTCCACTCAGGCATAGCGTCTGCATCTTACTATTTAGCTTCAGTTCCAATTTTGACCTATTGGTAGTAGTGTTAGGTgatttatctttcttttttatggtTCATTTTCTGGTGCTTCAGTCTCTTAAAACTTTTTGTTTTCTGGCAGGTCTTTCACTTCTTGAGTATCCTGGACTAAAAGCTATTGATCCGGCTTATGCCTTGCCAGTTGATGTTGTTAATAGAATATTCTTTGGCAGATAGGTCTAATTGATAGAATAGAAACTTCAATACATTAGCTATGTGTTGGCAAACATTCTGTCCTTATAGGCCACAAATGTGGACAAGACGCGCGCGTATAATCTGCTGAACTCTCTTGTCACATGTTTGGTCTTTGATGAATTCCTGCCAATTTGTTAGACATGGAAAAAAGTTGTATCCGTAatcttaacttttttttttttttttttttggttggagtAAAAACAGATTGCATATATGCGTGTAGGCTAAATGGGATTTTCAAATCAGAGGCACCAAAACGAAAGAGATAGttcaaatcagattcaaaaaaaaaagaaaaaaaaggatacTCAATAATAAATATGCTTCTTGAAGGCTCTATCTTAACAATTTAGATATGGTAAATTAATACtaaggttccgtttgataaaactgaatctgaattctgaagtctgaattctgaaatctgaatactgaaacaattaatttgctgaattttaagtactgaaaaaaaatatatgaatgtctgaattttaatgttaaacatatttatactgtttgataaacatttataactgaatgcttaataagttaaatttgacaaatttgcccttatatcttttcatccaaaaaaaaatagaacatatgatttaattagctaaaaatgttaggtatgaaaatgacaatatttatttttaaatcaaattaatataaaagatgaaatatattatatgaggagtatggaaAAGAtgtgaaaatcattcaaaagggagaaaaaagaaatagaaaatcattagatagagaatattagattgtttaattagataagaattttgaatataattaacaaacaagggtagatttggtagataagataaggtaattgaagtaattctattgatttctatcagaattaagcattcagttagaattcttgtgctgaaaaaaatacacacaagtttagcactacttaacaagttcagcaaatggattttcatttatcaaacactcaaaacatctgaatgtctgaaaaaattcagattcagcacttttttatgttatcaaacagaccctaaaaGTTGTTGAAAGAAAGCGTGATTAGCCACTCTTCTTCTTCGAATCTCAAATAGCAAATGCGAAACGCTGCATCCAGATTGTTAATTTgtaatagggataatttcagaaacctcccttgaggtttttgacaatttcactctcCTCCTGAGGTTTCAATAGTTACATAGACCTCCCTTGGACCAATCAAATGACTAAAATGTCCTCCActtaataattaattcataaagGGACATTTAAAGTCAAAAATACTTTTTATTATTCTATTTGTCATTTGCTAATTTCAAAAAACAATTTACatcaattttctaattttcttctctttctccctccctctttcatatttttctctctttttctcctacAACCGCTTCTTCCTCTTATCAAATATCATGCTCCATTATTACCAACCACACCACTATCAATTTTTTACTATCTCTAAAATTTATCTATATTTTTTGTCTTCCTGTCTCtttcattttataaaaattgtagaccctttcttttttttttccccaatagTTTTACTCTTTACAAATGTTAGCCAATTAAAGTTATCAAATTAACAAGATGCAGACCGTGGATTTTATTGTTTGTTTTAGTGAGTATGTGcgagaaattaaacattaaaaccTTGTTTCGTTTTGTCGTGTTCTTTGAAGAAGGATATTTTAGGATATTTGTGAAAATTTATAGCTCATTGGGTCTATATTGTTACATAAACCTTAAAAGCAAGGGTGGTagatgtaatttttaaaaattgaggAGAGCTCTCTGTAATTGCtggaaacctcaagggaggtttttgaaattatccctttgtaATATTGGATCAAAGCTTATCCAGAGCATATTTTGAATATCTTATCTTATTTTATCCCCACCTATTTTGGTTGTTAAAGGAATGCAGAAATGGATTATATCCCGATTTGATGTCCTTAattattgttttaaaattctcttcCAGATCAATTATGTAATTCAAAAGATTCTTTTACCTTCTTTGTAAGAATTTTTCTTTCTGAATCTCTTTACACCTTTCTTATTTCCAACTGCTAGGGTCGGTTTAATCTGGTAAAAATATTGAACCTAACTTATCCCATTCAACTCCAAGCCATTTCTCAAACCCCCTTTAATCAAACTTCAATTATCCTTTCCTATCCTTCGGTTGGATAAAAAATCTTTGATCAGATCAAAGTGAAAACGGCTTTCCGAAAAGTTGTACCAAGTTTAAAATTCAACTTCTTTCTCCAAGAGGAGATGAAGAATTGCAACCGTTTCCCAAGAACTGCTTTCCCAAAACCGTTCCTCCTAGCATGGTGGAATAAAATCCTAACATCCTTGGAATCCCtcactatatatatattgacaaaCCTCCAAACCAATTATCTACGATCCcttcattttgatcaaaaacaCTAGCCTAACATAATCAATCAACCTTTCTTGTGTCAACCCCCTcaaaaaacaaaaccaaaaagaaaaaaactcatttcttcTATCCATGGCTCCATCCAAGTTGTTGTTATGTTCTTTCTTTCTAGTGATATCTTCATTGTATTGTGTGGGTTTTGCCCAGAAAACTCCAGGGGCTTCAGGAGCTCAATTGCCATGCGTGCAAAAACTGCTTCCATGCCAACCCTACTTGAAGGATCCATCCAATCCACCAGCCTCATGCTGCATTCCCTTGAAGGAACTCGTAGCAAATGATAAACAGTGCCTTTGCCAAGTCTTCACCAACCCTGTACTCTTGAAGAGTCTCAATATAACACAGCAAGATGCCATGCAACTTTCCAAGGCTTGTAATGCAAATGCTGATCCTTCCGATTGCAAAACTGGTATgactcctcctttttttttgttatatatatataatgatctCTTAATTTGATTATGACTGGAGGAGTATAGATCGTGAATTTGGTCTAAGAAAATGAACAGCGAAAGAAAATTTCGCATCAAAAGCAGTAAGTTAAAACTGGAAAGAGTAATATATTGCGGCCTTAGAAGTCCTTATAGAGTAATTATCCGAAGGTTTATTTAGCCCTTTTTAAGTGTAGTTCTTGCGCTGTCGAAATATCCATGCAAGTTCTGGTCCTGGTatttttgacaaatcaaatagtcttctattttttttttttaacagaaaCATATATAAATGTCTATGAAATTACTATAaccttttaaagaaaaattcatGGATCAAAGGGAATTCTATTCTTCCTTGAATTGAGTGGAGAAAATGTACTGACACCAGATTCAATTGAACATTTCCTTTGAAAATCTTCCTTCTTTGCAGAATCAAACAGAATAAAAAAGGATAGTTTTGTCTATGAAATTTATTTCATGATAAAGATGAATTCAGAGTTTCAAGCAGGCACTTTTGGTAGTTCTTGTTATTTGCAAAATTAAAAATCACAACCCTTCTAGTGTTTAataatagttattattattattttttaatatgcATTTCTCTAAATATTACTGTGACTTTTTTCACcactgtctttttttttttttttttttttccttttaaccaCAGCGGGTGTACCTCCAACTGCTTCATCACCACCACCATCGACATCTAACAGTGAGTCAttagtttagtttagtttttttttttttttggtgcattAGTTCTGAATTTTAGCTCTAAAAAATTAATGAGATAGAAAagtataacaaaaaaaatatttttctgatTCTATTTTTGGTTTACTACTTAGGCTCTTCAAAGACCAACTCCACAGCCAGCGGTCCTTCCAAGAATGCCGCTGTTGGCGTGGGAGCCCCTCTTGGAGCGTCTGCAGTCACAGCCCTGCTGCTTTTTCTCGTACTTTCAAGCATGggatgaatttgatttgtcattcATGCATAATTAATTATCCAATCTTGTATTAGTTTTTAGTTAATCTTGACGACATTGCAAATAAAGGATTTGCTTAGGGTACTATGGCTTTACTCAGATTATGtagcccctttttttttcttttttgggtgcAATCTTTCATCTTGTCTAGTTAAGTAGATTTCATCCTCCGATTAAACAAtttgaagcttttttttttgttttttaaagtttaaagagGTGGGCTTTAGCATGATGAAAAATTTTGGTGATGAACTGCAGGGGTTGGAGGGATTTGATCAAGTGTttaaaattttctcaatttaCTTGGTATATAATATTTAGACTTGTTATCAAGTACTAATTATTAAATCTCCTTAAATACAGAAATAATTGATAGATTACAATTCCAAATTCCAAAGGAGGATTTCTATTGTTTGGTTCGATTCCTCGATCCAGATGCATCTACCTAGAAAAGAGACTATTTCACAAATCTCGTCATATCCCTCCCTCAATCCAAATGCAGTGAGAGAGATGCAGGAgctaataaaataaaaggaaaacaaaacaaaaaacaaaatccAAATATATAATCATTGGGAAAAAGGATTGATGAAGAACAACAATTTAGTCAAATATAGAAGCTTATTAGTGCAAAAGCCGTcggtgagaaaaaaaaaatgggacaACGGCAACTGCAAGCATATGAAGCTTCCCGGCCGGATTTGTTATCGGCAACGAAAAGGGCTGATTTGTGCTACCCAACGAAAAGCACAACAGTGACGCTTACTAATTGCCTTTAATTGATAATGACCACCAAAATTAACTACTCCTGCTCCTACTTCTACTTTCTAATATATAATAAGAGATTAAATTTGCAAATTACAAGAAATTTGTACCCCAATTTACCTTTCTTTGATGATTAACCATAATTGCTTCTCTCTGCTGTCTGAATTCTGAttccgagagagagagagatggggaAGGGAAGACGAATGGAAGATTAATCGGAGTTTAAATATATGTGCCTatacatatgtgtgtgtgtatatatatatatactagcaTGGTTCTGGCCGTGCTATGCAGCGGCCTACCCACTGATATGATCAACTAATATCATATTTATCACAACAACTCAATCACAGTTGGGCAATCGAGACCTATATGACCAACTGAAAAATGAAGAGGTAAATAATGAATATGCAAATCACAACCATAGATTACATAAACTCAATCATTCATGTCTTAGCAGAACACACACTTCAGTTCAAGCCACAGTTACATATTAGGGGGTTTAAATAAGCTTCATTGCCTATTGAATTACAACATTGATGGTTAAACCATTCATAGATATATTAGGATCCATTACTTTTTAAGTCAAAAGAATAATGGATCATAATATAATTCAAAAGGCATTGTCTAAGCAATCAAGACAGTCATCAAGGCAATGAACAAAAGATATAACAAAAGTACAGAATTAGACCATATCAATCTTCCTTTGCTGGACTATCCTTCATATTGCCAGGTGGGCTATATGATTTTGCAGGTTCTTTGGCAAACTGTTCAGCAGTCTTTGTTGCATGTTCAGGAAGTGTGTCTGCTGGTAAATATTCTGGAAAGTCAAGGCTTCTTTTTGCTCCACTGGTTGTAGACGTCTGCCCTTCTTTGTAAGAACTGGCTCCAGCAATTTCTTCAAGTACCAACTTTGTCGTTGGTGTGAACATCTGATcctttgatgatttttctggatgCCTTGCTGATGAACTGCCAAGTGCAGAAGTAACTTGAGTGTTTTCTAGAAGTGCCAGTGGAAGGGGATGGTGCGATAGTTCAGCTGCAGTGTAAGCCCTGAGAACAGTATTCTTTCTCTGCAATTGACCTTGGAAGGGAGTCTCATAGGATTTCAGAAAACAGACAACTGTGTATTTTTTCAAGGCATCATTAAGTTCAGTATCTATTCCAAAGCCCTACagcagaaaaattttgaagttagGTTCTGTGAATTCTTGTCtatgtatatttgtatttatGGCTGAATATAAGACAGGAAATTTGTACTTACATCTTCCTGTGCTTGCTTTAGTTGCAGTGGAGTGAACTCAATCATTTTTTCAGCATCTTCTCCAGATATAATGCAATGTATTGAGCTCGAAGGATCAGTTATTATAATTGGAATGCGAGCCCTTTAGTCAAGTGAAGGAATTAAGATTAATATATGGTAATAAATGCGAAGAATGTTTAATTTAGAAGCATAAGTTTATGGTCTAACCTCAGTTCAACTTCACTTTGTTGTTTACATGAAGGACAATGAATGATCCAGTCAATGTCAGCATTCACAATTTTGTGACAATTCACACAAGCAGTAGTCCAATATTTGGTGAATCCATATGCAAGTTTGACAGTTCCTTGCACCCAAGCTGCCTTTTGCTGAGTCAAGCAACCAAGAATGGTATTTGAATGTCAATTagagacaaaaaagttataTTTAAGCAGAATTTTAAAATAACAAATAGCTCTTACAATTGGAAATGATGCTTGAAAAGTGCTGATTGCTTTGATATCCTCTTCATTTGGAGGAGGAAGGAAACAGTTAGCATCACTGTATGTTTTAGCATTAAGCAAATTTTGGATTTCTTCCTTATTCAAAGTAAACCTGAATGATTATGTTTAGAACACAAATTAAAAATGTACCAATAAATTTAATTGATAATTTaaggtaaaatttttttaaaaaagtagaCTTACCATTGCTTGAAAGAGAAGTCATCTGGGAGTGGAGGACTAATCAGAATTCCAGATGAATACCTTGTAGTGAATGACAAAGctgtaaaaatgatgaaatcGTTTAGtaattataacataaaatacTAAGAAGCCAAACAATAGAGAAATCATAATGCATAGTGAAAATTTTACTATTGAATGTGGTCACTTTAACACGGAGAGCTATGATTAGAGGGGCAGTGCTAATCATGTCTGCTATTTTGCTCCCTTCATCATGTTCAAATTCATTCCAGAGAGTCATAAACATGAGTTTCTTCCTGTCAGGTATAACAAACAAATTGTAACTACTGCCATTAATCTAAAATGACTTAATAAAATGGTAGTATTCAGGTTTGATTACTCTTCATTCACTATTATAATGTCTCTAGAAGTACAATCTGGATCTGCCTGTTTTACTGGGAATGCGTGAATGACAAAGCCTCTAATATCTGAAACAAAAGTGTTGATATGAATGTAAGAAATCAATAAAATGTCAAATGACTGTcaagtaaattaaaaaataatgtaagaaaaattACTGCAAAGGTTATCTGAATCAGCATATTTGTGCAGATCAGAGAAGTTTGTCAACTCAAATATGTAAGGCAGCATAGGTGGCACAGGTTCAGCATAATTTTCAATCAAAGTCTTGTAGTTCAAAATCCAGGAGCATTCATAACTCCCAACTCTGTATGTTGGGTCAACAGGAACCACAATTGCATTAGAAACATAATATCTTTGATAAGGCTGCAGGAATTACTGAAGATCTTGATGTGTTGTTCATAAGTCACAACAGAAACTTTTGTTCCCTGATTAGGATTAGAAAAAGTtagttttatatatattatgagTTAAAACATAACTATCATGTTAATGGTTAATATCATATTTATCacacaaaaattaaaattatagaTATGAATACTTTAATAGTTAGGTGAGTATTCAGTTGCAATGAAACTATAGTTCTGATATTGTAGTATGTATACAGTTACATGAATACTAAGGATTTTTCCTTAAGCAAATGTAATGAACAGACAAATCATGAAATGTACTTATACAAAATCTGAAATATTCTCATAGATGAATTTAATGAGCTgagaaatagaaaatcattTGCATACCTCAGTATCTGTGAGCAGAAAGCGCATAATTCGCCTCGGTGGAACTTCACGAGTCAGTTGATTGTGCCCTCTATGAACAACTTGTGCGAGAACAGTCCACTTTTCTGCTCCTTTCTAAATATCTAGAATTGAAGATATAGGTCTAGATATGATGACCTATACTGGTAGAGAAATCAGATAgtcaattaaacaaaataataaatttctaaacaaaaaaggccatgaatgttaaAACCTGATAATGTAATCTGGGAAGCTTTAAGAATTTCTTTATATACTATATTTTTAGTATGATCAGTGCATGATTCATCAAAATAAGTTGGCCTGATAAGGACTTTTACAGCCGAAGCTGTTTTGACTCTTGAAAGTGCAACATATAATTGGCCATGTGAAAACACCGGTTCTTTCAAATATACACCAACAAAATCTAAAGTTTGGCCTTGTGCTTTATTTATTGTCATCGCAAAGCACAAACGAATTGAAAATTGTGTTCTCTTATATGGAACTGGATATTGTTCATCACTTGGTGGCTGCATGGAAATTCTATGTATAAAAACTTCTttgccacaaaaatcaccaactGCAATTTTAGCACAAATAACATTCTTGATCAAACTCTTTATTATCAGTCTAGTTCCATTGCATAATCCATCAGCAGGATCGAGATTTCTTAAAAGAATTATTGGGGCATTGAATTTTAACAGTAACCTATGTGGAGGTAAATTGCTAGGTGTAAGAGTGTTCAGAAGATCAATGTATTCAGATTGATGATTTTCATTCAGTGTTTCATCATAGCTTAGGTACTCAGCCAAATCTCCTGAAaattttttgatcaatttatcatttatttcatctaCAAAGTTATTCTTTGTAGTTAGAATTGCTCTATTTTGTGAGCAATGCAGTTTCTTTGAAGGATCTTTAAATTCAAGATACACAATATTGATTAACTTTTCAATTGCACCGTCTCATTATTATAGTTAACTATAATTGAAGATTGAAGTTTTACTATGTCATTCTCATCTGTTTCCTGTaagggtggcaattcgggtctaatcaggttggcgggtcgggacTTGACCCGACCCgtcaacccgtgacgggtcagtaTATCTGACACGAACCCGAAAAATTTGGGttgacgggttggcgggtcgacccgaaatgacccgaaaattaattttaatttattaatttatcattgtaaattctaataaaatcaatttctcacaaaattaattacatcatcaagtaataaaaatttaaataaataatttcaaatcaaatccaaaataaattaaacaccgtaaaagtgttttattccaaaccaaatataaaatgaattatattatttgtccaaatataataattttaacttcaTACAAggtaaataaattcatttagaattaagtaattaatgcctttgaaaaaaaagaatgacttagtttagttagataaaataatttttatgtttattaaattatttttaatttggaaacgggtcatatcgggtcatatcaagTCACACAGGTTAACCCGAAattgacctgttttcttttcaagttcatcgggttcgacccgattctgacccgaaccccCAAAacttcaacccaaacccattaatttcgtgttagattcGTGTCGTATTTTCGGGTCGTGTcagaaattgccacccctagtttcCTGTGTTCCATCTCATGTTCTCTGTTAATTGCAATTTCTCTAATTTGTGCCATAATGGAGAATTTATCAAACATGCATTTATCATTTCAGCTTTTGTTCCTTTTCTAACAACTGGTAATGTTTGTCTAAAATCTCCACCAAGTACAACTACCTTTCCCCCAAATATTTcttctgaattcattaaatctCTTAAGAGATCATCTAAAGCTTCAATTGCTGCCTTTTTAGACATTGGTGCTTCATCCCAGATTATAAGCTTTGCTTACTTCATCATTGCAGCTAAAGAAGTTTGTTTACTGACCCGATATGTTGCACCATCAAAGATATCTATTGAAATTTTAAATCTGGAATGTGCAGTCCTTCCACCTGGTAAAATGGAAGCTGCAATTCCTGATGTAGTTGTAGCAAGGCAAGATAACCTTTAGATCTAACATCAGCTAACAAAGCTCTATAAAGAAATGTTTTTCCAGTACCACCTGGACCGTCAATGAAAAAAACACCAGGTCTATCTGAGTAAATTCTCTCAAATATGACTACAAAtgcttttttctgtttttcattGAGTAGTTGAATTGAATTTAAGTCAGTTTCTGAAATGACAATGTTTCTTTCTGCTCTTAATTCTCGAGTTTCATTCTCTATATTTTCATAAGAGAATCCAGTGGGAATCAAATTATATGAATGTATACTTTTTCCCATGGATTGCAAAAATCCATCAATTTGTTGCAAGACATTTCTTTTTACTTGTGCAGATGTCATTGCTGAACATTTGGCAAAATCTTCTGACATAGAAGATTCAAAATTTTGCCACAATGCCTTTGGGTCATTAGGGCAAGAATAAACCAAAAGTGTTGCAAAAAGTAGCCTCATTTCGTAGGGCATATGAAAAAGTGAGGCTTCTTGTAAACATATTTCTTGGCTGTTATCATTTTGTAACAAGTCTCGAATTAATGCTACTTTTTGGAACGTTTCTACTTGAACTCCATTAAAGGTTCTTAAGTCATCAAATGAAGTTGGACATCGAACCTTTGATAAGAGTAATCTCAAGTAGTATCGTTCTCCTTCAGAAGGATGAGCAGTCATTATTCGGCCTATTGATTCACCTCTTTCTCTCAATTTTCAGTATTTTTGATTAGGTAACCAGACAAAATGATCAGGAAACTCTACATAAGTACAATTTAGATCCTGAGCTGCTTTATCTGTCCTATTCATGTAAAAAATTTCAGTGagcattatttttttcaaatgataGTTATTGACAACATTTTGAAGATTAGCTGTTTTTTTGAAACTCATTGGCTGATAATTCTCCAAATGTAATTGTAAATGAATAATAGGGGGCTTTATTTCACTCATACAaaatctaaaaattctccaGGCTGCTTCAGGTGGAGAAACCCACCTAGCTGatacatattatttaatttcatcaatttctgAATCAGATTTATTATTTACTACACATAAGTTAGTTCTATCATGACCTTTATAGATATACTTGTAAATGTACTTGACTGCCTTAATTGTAGAGCATATTTCAATATTAAGATGGCAATCAAATTTAGCCAAAAGATATGGATTGTATGGTACAACCCATCTATTATCTAAAAGAACTGATTTAATCTGAATTTGAACTCTATCATCTCTCATTCGATATTCAGGATATGCATTCAGAGTTTGAATAGTTTCCTCACAGaaatttttaggaaaattaTTCTTGCAAGTTCCATTTTTTCTCATGCATACACTTGTTGGATCAAGTGAACCACATGATCCATGAAGCATATGTTTAATGACCAAATTATATAGATGTTCattttcctctttatttggtatcTCAGCACAAACAATTTTATCATATTCTTGAGGGGTATACATCTTGAATTTTGACTTTAAAATTAGCAAGAAATGTGTATGTGGTAGTCCATGTTTTTTATATTCAATGACATAAGTGTAAGCTGCTACTTCACCAAAGATGCATTTTTTCAAAAGTTCATCTTTAAGCTGCTTTAACTTAGCATGAAATACTCTAGCAAGCAAATCTGGTCTGTTTTGTGCCTCTTCTTTGTCTATTAAGTATTCTTTTATTTCTGGCCAATTAGGATTACAAGTCATGGTCAGAAATATATCTGATTTACCATACTTTTGTACTAATGTCATTGCATCCATGTATTTACGTCTCATATTTCTTGGCCCTCCAATAAAGGATGGTGGTAATATGATACACTGACCAACATTACATGCTTGACTCTCACCTGATCCTAAAGCATCTATTATGCCTTTCAAGAACTCTCTCCTAATTTCCTCTTGTTGTAATCTATAGAAGTCGAGTCTTTGTGTCTCAAGCTTCACATATTGATCAACAATATATT encodes:
- the LOC113742484 gene encoding replication protein A 70 kDa DNA-binding subunit B-like isoform X2, whose product is MFMTLWNEFEHDEGSKIADMISTAPLIIALRVKVTTFNTLSFTTRYSSGILISPPLPDDFSFKQWFTLNKEEIQNLLNAKTYSDANCFLPPPNEEDIKAISTFQASFPIQKAAWVQGTVKLAYGFTKYWTTACVNCHKIVNADIDWIIHCPSCKQQSEVELRARIPIIITDPSSSIHCIISGEDAEKMIEFTPLQLKQAQEDGFGIDTELNDALKKYTVVCFLKSYETPFQGQLQRKNTVLRAYTAAELSHHPLPLALLENTQVTSALGSSSARHPEKSSKDQMFTPTTKLVLEEIAGASSYKEGQTSTTSGAKRSLDFPEYLPADTLPEHATKTAEQFAKEPAKSYSPPGNMKDSPAKED
- the LOC113742484 gene encoding uncharacterized protein isoform X3 — translated: MESIHEDPNFVSLREYYCYKLQIRDNDESWLLHFARLLQQYIVDQYVKLETQRLDFYRLQQEEIRREFLKGIIDALGSGESQACNVGQCIILPPSFIGGPRNMRRKYMDAMTLVQKYGKSDIFLTMTCNPNWPEIKEYLIDKEEAQNRPDLLARVFHAKLKQLKDELLKKCIFGEVAAYTYVIEYKKHGLPHTHFLLILKSKFKMYTPQEYDKIVCAEIPNKEENEHLYNLVIKHMLHGSCGSLDPTSVCMRKNGTCKNNFPKNFCEETIQTLNAYPEYRMRDDRVQIQIKSVLLDNRWVVPYNPYLLAKFDCHLNIEICSTIKAVKYIYKYIYKGHDRTNLCVVNNKSDSEIDEIK
- the LOC113742484 gene encoding replication protein A 70 kDa DNA-binding subunit B-like isoform X1, with protein sequence MLPYIFELTNFSDLHKYADSDNLCNIRGFVIHAFPVKQADPDCTSRDIIIVNEEKKLMFMTLWNEFEHDEGSKIADMISTAPLIIALRVKVTTFNTLSFTTRYSSGILISPPLPDDFSFKQWFTLNKEEIQNLLNAKTYSDANCFLPPPNEEDIKAISTFQASFPIQKAAWVQGTVKLAYGFTKYWTTACVNCHKIVNADIDWIIHCPSCKQQSEVELRARIPIIITDPSSSIHCIISGEDAEKMIEFTPLQLKQAQEDGFGIDTELNDALKKYTVVCFLKSYETPFQGQLQRKNTVLRAYTAAELSHHPLPLALLENTQVTSALGSSSARHPEKSSKDQMFTPTTKLVLEEIAGASSYKEGQTSTTSGAKRSLDFPEYLPADTLPEHATKTAEQFAKEPAKSYSPPGNMKDSPAKED
- the LOC113741370 gene encoding non-specific lipid transfer protein GPI-anchored 9 yields the protein MAPSKLLLCSFFLVISSLYCVGFAQKTPGASGAQLPCVQKLLPCQPYLKDPSNPPASCCIPLKELVANDKQCLCQVFTNPVLLKSLNITQQDAMQLSKACNANADPSDCKTAGVPPTASSPPPSTSNSSSKTNSTASGPSKNAAVGVGAPLGASAVTALLLFLVLSSMG